CAGCTCCTGAGGCCCGCAGTTCCCCTTGCTCTGAGGACGGAGTTCACCCCTTGTTCCACGCCCTGGGCTCAGCCCTGGCCGCGTTCGCCACGCCCGCACTGGCCATCGTCGCCTTCACCGCCGTCGTCCGCCTGCTCGTCCACCCGCTCAGCCGCGCCGCCGTGCGCGGCGAGAAGGCCCGTGCCGCCTTGGCGCCCGAAGTGCGCGAACTGTCCGAGAAGTACGGCAAGGACCGGGTCAAGCTCCAGGAGAAGACCCTGGAGCTGTACCGGTCCAACGGCACGTCCATGCTCGCCGGCTGCCTGCCCGCGCTCGTGCAGGCGCCGTTCTTCATGGTGATGTACCGGCTGGTCACCACCCCGAACCCGCTGCTGGACGGCACGCTGCTCGGCGTGCCGCTGGGTGCGCACTGGTTCGGCGAGTGGCGCCACACGCCGGTGTTCCTGGCGCTGTTCGCCGTGCTCGCCGGGATCGCGTTCGCGACGTCCCGGTGGCAGGCGGCGGTGGCTGCCAGGAGCGGCGGGCCGCAGCCGCCGTTCGCGGGGCTGCTGCGGCTCCTGCCGTTCGGCACCGTGCTGATCGCCGCGGTGCTGCCGCTGGCGGCCGGTGTCTACCTGGTGACGACGACTAGCTGGACGCTGCTGGAGCGAGCTTTCCTGTACCGCGCAGTTCAGCTCCCGCCTCGTGCAGGTACTTCAGCACGAACCCGTACGACGTGAACAGGCCGCACTCGGCGTAGGACACCGAGTGCCGCTGGCAGAAGTCGCGGACCAGCGCCTGCGCCCGGCGCAGGTGCGGTCGCGGCATGCTCGGGAACAGGTGGTGCTCGATCTGGTAGTTCAGGCCGCCGAGCAGGAAGTCGGTGAACCAGCCGCCGGTGACGTTGCGGGAGGTCAGGACCTGCTTGCGGAGGAAGTCGAGCTGGTGGCCGGCCTGGAGCACCGGCATGCCCTTGTGGTTGGGCGCGAACGAGATGCCCATGTAGACGCCGAACAGCCCCTGGTGCACCGCGATGAACGCGATCGCCTTGCCGGGGGACATCAGCAGGAACACACCGCCCAGGTAGACCACGGCGTGCACGGCCAGCATCGCCAGCTCCAGCCGCCAGCTCTTGACCTCGCGGCGGGCCGCGGCGGCGGTGCTGATGACGTGCAGGCTGAAGCCTTCGAGCAGCAGCAGCGGGAAGAACAGGAACGCCTGGCGCTTGACGATCCAGCGGAAGAAGCCGCGCTTGCGGGCGGCCTGCTCGGCGCTGAACGCGAGGACGGCGATGTCGACGTCCGGGTCCTCGTCCTCGTGGTTCGGGTTGGCGTGGTGCTTGCTGTGCTTGCTCATCCACCAGCCGTAGCCGACGCCGACGAGCAGGTTGCCCAGCACGAAGCCCATGGCCTGGTTCAGCTTGTTGTCGGCGAACACCTGCCGGTGGCCGGCGTCGTGGCCGAGGAACGCGATCTGGGTGTAGACGACGGCGAGCACGGCGGCGGGCACGAGCTGCCACCACGAGTCGCCGATCAGCGCCATCGCCACCACGGTGAGGGCGAACGCGGCGACCACGCCGACCAGGAAGGTGATGTAGAAACCGGTGCGCCGGTCCAGCAGACCCTGCTGCTTGACCAGCCTGGACAATTCAGCGAAGTCGCTGCCGCGGGCTTGGGTGCTCACCCCCGGAGGGTACGGCGCGCGGCGGCGTCGGTTCAGCTCAGCCTGAGTTGCAACTGCGCGAACAGCCGGAGCAGCGGGTCGTCGAGATCGAACCCGCCCACCTCCGCCGCACGTCGGACGCGGTACCGGAGGGTGTTCGGGTGGACGTGCAACTTCGCGGCCGCGCTCTTCACATCGCCGAATTCGTCCAGGTAGACCAAAAGTGAACGGGCCAGTTCCCCGTCGAGCCGGGCGAGCCGCGGATCGCGGATGCGGGGGTGCTCGACCAGCAGGGCGAGCGTTTCGCTGATCAGCACGCGGGACCGGACGTCTTCGAGGGTGGCCACGTCGGCGTCCAGGTCGCGCGACATCGCGTCGAGCACCCGGTCGGCCTCGGCGCGGGAGATCATCACCTCGTCCACCGTGGGCACGGTCGAGCCGATCGCGCCCTGCACCCGCAGGCCCGTGTGCTTGCGCGCGGCGGCCACGATCTCCCTGGTCAACGTCAGCAGCGGCGCCTTCGCGGGCAGGTCGGTCAGCAGCGCGTAGGTGCGCCCGTTCTGCCGGCTGACGAGCGCGCTGCGCCGGTACGCGGCGGCGTGCACCGAGATCAGGCTGGTCATCTCGGCGCGGCGCAGCTCGTGCTGGGTGCGGTCGGCGTGCTCCTGGCCGCGCAGGGCGAAGACCACGACGGCGGCGGGCTTGTCCGGGTCGGCGCCGATCTGCTCGGCGATCGCCCCGGCGTCCATCCGGCCGTCGAGCAGGGACGCGAGCAGGTTCTCCCGGAACGCGGCGGCGGGCTCGCGCTGCTGCACCAGGTGCAGGGCGGTGACCCGGGCCGCGCCGAGCAGCGCGCGTTCGGCCCGCTCGGTCAGCGGCGTGCCGCCCTCCTGCACCCAGATCGTGCCGAGCGGCTGCGCGCCCGCGTGGATGCCGACCGCGATCCGGCGGCGGATGCCCAGCTCGGGGCGCTCCTCGATCCGGACGACCTCCTCGCCGGAGCGCAACCGCTGGTAGACGCCCCACTCGCGGAGCATCTTCAGGTACGGCTCGGGCCCCTGCCTGCCGAGGATGGACAGCCGGCGCAGCTCGTCCACCTCGTCGCTGGAGCGCGAGTAGGCCAGCACGCGGCTGGCGGTGTCCTCGATGCTGACGATGCCGCCGGTCAGCGAGGCGATGGTCTGGGCCAGGCCGAACAGGTCGCCGAGCACCTCGCCCGCGCCCGCGTCGGCGATCAGCCTGGCGTTCTGCACGACGCCCCTGGCCAGCGCTTCGAGGTGGTCCCAGCGGACCTCGGGCCGCACCGCCAGGAGGGCCACGCCCGCGTCCGCCGCCGCCTGCCGCAACGCGGGCGAGGGCGCGTCGACCTTGACCGCCACCGCCGCCGCTCCCCCGGCGCCGGCGGCCCTGACCAGCGGCGCCGCCGCCCGCCCGCGGGCGCCGACGACCAGCGCGAGGTCGCCGGGCCGCACGTCGGGCGGGTCCTCCGGGTCGAGGATGACCACGTCCAGGACGTCGGCCTCCAGCCCGTGCGGCGCGACCTGCACCTCGACCAGCGGATCGCCGAGCGCGATCAGGACCTGCCGCAGGCTCATCTTCTTGTCCAGTTCCACAACGACGGGCGGCCAAGCCTAGACGCGCGCACAACGGGACGCATGGTTGGAAGTCCTACCGTTGGGACACCCCTGAACTTTGTGGCGAAGGAGCTGCTTGTGGATGCCGTGACCGCGGTCCCCGCACCGGTGAACGAGCCCGTCCTCGGCTACGCACCCGGCACCCCGGAGCGCGCGCAGCTGCAGGCGAAGCTGGCCGAGCTGGCCAAGGAGCCCACCGAGCTGACCCTCACCATCGGCGGTGAGCAGCGGGTCGGCGGCGGCGAGCGCTTCGACGTCGTGCAGCCGCACAACCACCGCGCCGTGCTGGGCACCCTCCACGGCGCCACGCAGCAGGACGCGCGTGACGCCATCGAGGCGGCGAAGCAGGCCGCGCCCGCGTGGCGCGCCATGTCCTACGACGACCGCGCCGCGATCCTGCTGCGCGCCGCCGACCTGCTGGCCACGAAGTGGCGGGCCACGCTCAACGCGGCCACCATGCTCGGCCAGTCCAAGACCGCCGTGCAGGCCGAGATCGACGCCGCCTGCGAGCTGATCGACTTCTGGCGGTTCAACGTCTCGTTCGGCAGGCAGCTGCTGGCCGAGCAGCCGCAGTCCTCCCCCGGCGTGTGGAACCGCACGGACCACCGCCCGCTGGAGGGCTTCGTCTACGCGATCACCCCGTTCAACTTCACCGCCATCGCGGGCAACCTGCCCACCGCGCCCGCCCTGATGGGCAACGTGGTGCTGTGGAAGCCGTCGCCGACGCAGAGCTTCGCCGCGCACCTGACCATGCGGCTGCTCGAAGAGGCCGGGATGCCGCCGGGTGTGATCAACCTGCTGCCCGGTGACGGCCTGGCCGTGTCCGAGGTCGCGCTGAGCGACCCCGACCTCGCGGGCATCCACTTCACCGGCTCGACCCGGACGTTCCAGCACCTGTGGGGCCAGGTCGGCGCGAACATCGCGGGCTACCGGTCCTACCCGCGGATCGTCGGCGAGACCGGCGGCAAGGACTTCGTGCTCGCCCACCCGTCCGCCGACGTGGACGTGCTGCGCACCGCGCTGGTCCGCGGCGCGTTCGAGTACCAGGGCCAGAAGTGCTCGGCCGCGTCCCGCGCGTACGTCCCGCGCTCGGTGTGGAACCGGATGAAGGACGACTTCCTGGCCGACGTCGAGTCGTTGACCGTGGGCGACGTCACGGACCTGTCGCACTTCATGGGCGCGGTGATCGACCGGCGCTCGTTCGACAAGCTGAACGGCGTGCTGGAGGCCGCGCGGGCGGACGACCAGCTGGAGGTCGTCGCGGGCGGCACCGCGGACGACTCCGAGGGCTTCTTCGTGCGGCCGACCGTGCTGCTGGGCGCCAACCCCGGGCACGAGGTGTTCACCACCGAGTACTTCGGCCCGGTGCTCGCGGTGCACGTGTACGACGACGCCGACTACGACACCGTGCTGCGGCAGATGGAGAACGCCGCGCCGTACGCCCTGACCGGCGCGATCATCGCGCAGGACCGGGCCGCCATCGCGCACGCCCAGCGGGAGCTGCGGTTCGCCGCGGGCAACTTCTACGTCAACGACAAGCCGACCGGCGCGGTCGTCGGGCAGCAGCCGTTCGGCGGCGGCCGGGCGTCGGGCACGAACGACAAGGCGGGCTCGGTGCACAACCTGCTGCGCTGGGTCAGCCCCCGTTCGATCAAGGAGACGTTCGCGGCTCCGACCTCCTACCGCTACCCGCACCAGGGGTGATCATGCTCCGCTCCACGCTGCTCGCCGCCGCCCGCTCCGGCGCCGTCCGCGGGCTGGTCGAACGCACGCCGCTGACCCGGCCGGTGGTCAAGCGCTTCATCTCCGGCGACGACGTGGACGCGGCCGTCGCCACCACCGGCGAGGTGCTGGCCGACGGCCGGTACGTCACGCTGGACCACCTCGGCGAGGACACCCGGGACGCGGCGCAGGCCACCGCCACCGTCGAGGCGTACCTGGACCTGCTGCGCCGGCTCGAACTCGCCGGGCACACCGAGCGGGCCGAGGTGTCGGTCAAGCTGTCCGCGGTCGGGCAGTTCCTGCCCGAGGACGGCGAGAAGATCGCGCTGGAGAACGCCCGCCGGATCTGCTCGGCGGCGGGCGCGGTCGGCACCACGGTCACCCTGGACATGGAGGACCACACCACCACCGACTCGACCCTGGGCATCCTGCGCGAGCTGCGGGTGGACTTCCCGTGGGTGGGCGCGGTGCTCCAGGCGTACCTGAAGCGGACCGAGCAGGACTGCCGGGACCTGGCGCACGCCGGGTCCCGGGTCCGCCTGTGCAAGGGCGCTTACAAGGAGCCCGACTCGGTGGCGTTCCAGGACAAGTCCGACGTCGACCTGTCGTACGTGCGGTGCCTGAAGGTGCTGATGGCGGGCGAGGGCTACCCGATGGTCGCCTCGCACGACCCGCGGCTGATCGCCATCGCGGGCGAGCTGGCCAAGGACCGCTCGCCGAGCAGCTACGAGTACCAGATGCTGTACGGCATCCGGCCCGACGAGCAGCGCCGCATCGCCGCATCGGGCAACCGGATGCGGGTCTACGTGCCCTACGGCGACGAGTGGTACGGCTACTTCATGCGGCGGCTGGCCGAGCGACCGGCGAACGTGGCGTTCTTCCTGCGCTCGCTGGTCACCACGGGCTGACCGTCATCGTGCGCATCCGGGCGCGCGCCGCCTCCGGGTCGGCGTGCGCCCGGACCACCGCGTCCACGGCCTCCGCCGCGCGCGTGACCAGGTCCGGCGCGGCCCCCGAGTCGTGCAGCACCACCACGGCGCGGTGCGCCAGCGACAGCGCGTGCTCCACGTGCCGACCCGATTCGGCGCACAGGCGCGCGCACAACAACAACGCGTCGGCGTAGCGCGGGTCGTCGGCCAGCTCGTCGGGCGTCCGGGTCAGGTGCCACACCAGCACGGCGTGCCGGGCCCGGTCCAACGCCTCCCGGCCGCGGGTCAGCACGGCGGTCCGGTGCACGGCCACGGCGTACCCGGTCGACGCGGACCGGTCGCGGCCGAGCAGGTCCCGCCAGATCCCGGCGACCTGACCGGCGGGCCGCAGCGCGAGCCGGCGGTGGTCGTGCTCGGCCAGGTCGTCGGCCAGGTCGCCCAACGCCGCCGCGAGCCCGGCGCCGTGCACCACCAGCAGCCGGTGCGGCAGCTCCGGGCACACCGACAGCACCTCGTCCACGACCCGGCGCGCCTCGTACTCGCGGCCGGCGGCGAGCAGCGGTCGGACCAGCCTGGCCTGCGCGATGGCGAAGGGCGCCCGGTGGTCGGCCGGCGAGCGGGCCGCCAGCGGGCGCAGCAGCTCCACCGCCTCCTCGGCCACGGCCAGGCACTCCGGGCCGGTCAGCGCGCCGACCAGGTCGCCGAGCGCCCCCGCCAGCTGCGCCACCGCGGTCGGGTCGCCGTCCCGGGCGGCCCGGCGGCACACCAGCACCGCCTCCTCGGACGCGCGCACCGCGTCGGCGGGGCGGTCCAGCGCGCGCAGCACCGCGCTCTGCGCACCCAGCGCGGACGCCAGTTCCGGCTCGAAGTCGCGCGGGTTGGCGCGGGCCAGCCTGCGCAGCGCCTCGACCGACTCGCGCAGCACCACCAGCGCCTCGTCCCGCCGGTTGCGCGCGGCCAGCAGGGCGGCGATCGAACCGAGCGTGCGGGCGAACTCGGCCTGGTAGCGCGGGTCGGACTCGGCCACCTCGCGCCACTGCTCGACGGCGAGCCGCGACACGTAGGCCGCCTCGTGGCCGCGACCGGCCTCGAACAGCCGCACCGCGTGGTGGTGGGTGACCTTCGCCTGCTCGACCCGGAACCACGCCGGGTGCGCCGCGGCCAGGTCGCGGTACAGCCCGGACGCCTCGCCGACCGCGATCGTCGCGTCGTCGCAGCGGCCCAGCGCGGCGTAGCGCAGGCTGAGCTGGTCGAGCGCCCCGGCGAGCTGGGCGGTGCAGTCGTCGTCCTCGGCGGCGATGACCCGGCACAGCGCCACGGCCTCCTCGGCCGCGGCCAGGGCGTCCTCGGGCCGGTTCACCGCGATGTGCCGCAGGCTCAGGTCGCCCAGCGCGTCGGCGAGGGCCGGGCGGTGGTCGGCGGGGTCCTCCTCGGCCAGCTCCCGGTACAGGGCGACCTCGTGGCGGGCCGCGGCCAGGGCTTCTTCGCGGAGCGCGGCGAGGGCGGCGCGGGCGCTCAGGACGCCGTGCAGCTCGGCCAGCTCCAGCTTCCCGGCGCCGGCGCGGGCGCGGTCGTCGAGGAGGGTCCGGGTGAGCACGGCGGGCAGCGGGTCGCCGTGGAAGCGCGGGTCGTCGAAGACGTGGCGGGCGACGGCCTTCGCCGGTCCGGGTGATTCGACCAGGGCTCGCAGGGTGGCGCTGGTGGCGGTGTTCGCCAGTTCCGGGTGGGCGGTGAACAGCTCTTCGGCGCGGCGGCGGGCGTGCGGCCAGCGCTCGGCGGCGCGGAGCAGGGTCTCCAGGGCGTCGGGGGTGTGCTCAGGGGCGATGCGCTCGTCCAGCAGCGTGACCGCCAGGACGTCCTCCGCGAGCCGGCCGCGGGTGGGCGGGTTCGGGTCGACGTTGATCAGCCAGCGCACCAGTTCGACCGGGTCGTCGGCGGGCGAGCCGTGCACGGCGGCGACGGCGGCCAGGTGCAGGTCGTGCCACGTGGCGGCGGGTGGCGCGGCGGGCTCGGCCAGCGCGGCGGGTGCGGTTGTGGTGGCGGTCGGTGCAGCGGTGCCGGTGAGTGTGGCGGCGGTCGGTGCGGCGGCGGTGTCGAGCGCGGCGGCGGTCGCAGTGTCGGTGTCGGCGTCGGTGGCAGCGG
This genomic window from Saccharothrix sp. HUAS TT1 contains:
- a CDS encoding YidC/Oxa1 family membrane protein insertase encodes the protein MFHALGSALAAFATPALAIVAFTAVVRLLVHPLSRAAVRGEKARAALAPEVRELSEKYGKDRVKLQEKTLELYRSNGTSMLAGCLPALVQAPFFMVMYRLVTTPNPLLDGTLLGVPLGAHWFGEWRHTPVFLALFAVLAGIAFATSRWQAAVAARSGGPQPPFAGLLRLLPFGTVLIAAVLPLAAGVYLVTTTSWTLLERAFLYRAVQLPPRAGTSARTRTT
- a CDS encoding fatty acid desaturase, with the protein product MSTQARGSDFAELSRLVKQQGLLDRRTGFYITFLVGVVAAFALTVVAMALIGDSWWQLVPAAVLAVVYTQIAFLGHDAGHRQVFADNKLNQAMGFVLGNLLVGVGYGWWMSKHSKHHANPNHEDEDPDVDIAVLAFSAEQAARKRGFFRWIVKRQAFLFFPLLLLEGFSLHVISTAAAARREVKSWRLELAMLAVHAVVYLGGVFLLMSPGKAIAFIAVHQGLFGVYMGISFAPNHKGMPVLQAGHQLDFLRKQVLTSRNVTGGWFTDFLLGGLNYQIEHHLFPSMPRPHLRRAQALVRDFCQRHSVSYAECGLFTSYGFVLKYLHEAGAELRGTGKLAPAASS
- a CDS encoding proline dehydrogenase family protein is translated as MLRSTLLAAARSGAVRGLVERTPLTRPVVKRFISGDDVDAAVATTGEVLADGRYVTLDHLGEDTRDAAQATATVEAYLDLLRRLELAGHTERAEVSVKLSAVGQFLPEDGEKIALENARRICSAAGAVGTTVTLDMEDHTTTDSTLGILRELRVDFPWVGAVLQAYLKRTEQDCRDLAHAGSRVRLCKGAYKEPDSVAFQDKSDVDLSYVRCLKVLMAGEGYPMVASHDPRLIAIAGELAKDRSPSSYEYQMLYGIRPDEQRRIAASGNRMRVYVPYGDEWYGYFMRRLAERPANVAFFLRSLVTTG
- the pruA gene encoding L-glutamate gamma-semialdehyde dehydrogenase translates to MDAVTAVPAPVNEPVLGYAPGTPERAQLQAKLAELAKEPTELTLTIGGEQRVGGGERFDVVQPHNHRAVLGTLHGATQQDARDAIEAAKQAAPAWRAMSYDDRAAILLRAADLLATKWRATLNAATMLGQSKTAVQAEIDAACELIDFWRFNVSFGRQLLAEQPQSSPGVWNRTDHRPLEGFVYAITPFNFTAIAGNLPTAPALMGNVVLWKPSPTQSFAAHLTMRLLEEAGMPPGVINLLPGDGLAVSEVALSDPDLAGIHFTGSTRTFQHLWGQVGANIAGYRSYPRIVGETGGKDFVLAHPSADVDVLRTALVRGAFEYQGQKCSAASRAYVPRSVWNRMKDDFLADVESLTVGDVTDLSHFMGAVIDRRSFDKLNGVLEAARADDQLEVVAGGTADDSEGFFVRPTVLLGANPGHEVFTTEYFGPVLAVHVYDDADYDTVLRQMENAAPYALTGAIIAQDRAAIAHAQRELRFAAGNFYVNDKPTGAVVGQQPFGGGRASGTNDKAGSVHNLLRWVSPRSIKETFAAPTSYRYPHQG
- a CDS encoding PucR family transcriptional regulator, whose amino-acid sequence is MSLRQVLIALGDPLVEVQVAPHGLEADVLDVVILDPEDPPDVRPGDLALVVGARGRAAAPLVRAAGAGGAAAVAVKVDAPSPALRQAAADAGVALLAVRPEVRWDHLEALARGVVQNARLIADAGAGEVLGDLFGLAQTIASLTGGIVSIEDTASRVLAYSRSSDEVDELRRLSILGRQGPEPYLKMLREWGVYQRLRSGEEVVRIEERPELGIRRRIAVGIHAGAQPLGTIWVQEGGTPLTERAERALLGAARVTALHLVQQREPAAAFRENLLASLLDGRMDAGAIAEQIGADPDKPAAVVVFALRGQEHADRTQHELRRAEMTSLISVHAAAYRRSALVSRQNGRTYALLTDLPAKAPLLTLTREIVAAARKHTGLRVQGAIGSTVPTVDEVMISRAEADRVLDAMSRDLDADVATLEDVRSRVLISETLALLVEHPRIRDPRLARLDGELARSLLVYLDEFGDVKSAAAKLHVHPNTLRYRVRRAAEVGGFDLDDPLLRLFAQLQLRLS